The Candidatus Poribacteria bacterium genome contains the following window.
GTCAAAGCAGTTGACGGGATTAGTTTTGACGTGCAACGCGGCGAAACACTCGGACTCGTCGGTGAAAGTGGATGTGGAAAAACGACAGCCGGACGCTGCATACTCCGATTAATTCCGCCGACAAGTGGAAGTTTCATCTTCGGCGAGGAAGAAGTAGACTTGGCGAAGTTGTCGCATCAAGAACTCCGTCCCTTCCGAAGACGCATCCAGATGATCTTCCAAGACCCACACGCATCGTTGAATCCACGGATGACGGTCGGAGATATTGTCGGAGAGCCGATGCGCGTCAATCGCACTGAAACCGGGAGTGCGCTGCAAGACAAGATCGTTGAACTCCTTGAATCTGTAGGACTCAGATCACAGGATACACGCCGTTACCCACACGCTTTCAGCGGCGGACAGCGGCAGCGTATCGGCATTGCGCGGGCGTTAGCACTCCAACCTGAACTCATCGTCGCAGATGAGCCGGTCTCGGCACTCGATGTTTCGGTGCAAGCACAAATCCTGAACCTATTGGCGGAACTCCGAGAAAAGTTCCAACTCTCTTACATCTTCATCGCCCACGATCTAAGCGTTGTGGAACACATTAGCGACCGTGTTGCAGTCATGTATCTCGGCAAAATTGTGGAGATTAGCGATGCTGAAACCCTCTACCAATCACCGAAGCATCCTTATACAGAGGCGTTAATTTCTGCCGTCCCACTCCCGGATCCGAGTGCGCAGCGCAAACGTGAACATATTCGACTCGAAGGTGATGTCCCCGACCCATCTCAACCGCCGACTGGCTGCTATTTCCATCCACGGTGCCGGTACGCGACCGATATATGCAAAGAAGAAACCCCGGAACTCCGTCAGGTAAAAGCAGGCGTTCAGGTGGCATGCCACCACAGCGAGACATTGGAACTACAAGGAGTGTAGCGATGTCAGGACAAAAGATGTCTTCAGATGAACTGTCAGCGTGCAGAAAGCAACTCGAACAACTCTGGAAAAGCCGAATAGTAGATGAAGGGTTGCTTCATCGGGCATGGCAGACGGCATATCAAGTCGCTACGCTGCTTTACGAAGAGTTTAATGCGACGCAAGTCGTCGTCTTCGGTTCACTCACGGAACCCATGTCGTTCACAAAGGAGTCGGATATTGACATCGCTGTGTCGGGACTCTCTGATGGCGCGGACGATAAGGCGCGGAATGCAATATGGGACCTCAAATCGGGGTTCAAAATAGACATCATTAACTTCGACAGGTCGGAAGGGCTCTTTAGAGAACGCGTCAAACA
Protein-coding sequences here:
- a CDS encoding dipeptide ABC transporter ATP-binding protein, which translates into the protein MTKLLEVNDLRKYFPIQKGIFQRTVGYVKAVDGISFDVQRGETLGLVGESGCGKTTAGRCILRLIPPTSGSFIFGEEEVDLAKLSHQELRPFRRRIQMIFQDPHASLNPRMTVGDIVGEPMRVNRTETGSALQDKIVELLESVGLRSQDTRRYPHAFSGGQRQRIGIARALALQPELIVADEPVSALDVSVQAQILNLLAELREKFQLSYIFIAHDLSVVEHISDRVAVMYLGKIVEISDAETLYQSPKHPYTEALISAVPLPDPSAQRKREHIRLEGDVPDPSQPPTGCYFHPRCRYATDICKEETPELRQVKAGVQVACHHSETLELQGV